The following are from one region of the Acidobacteriota bacterium genome:
- a CDS encoding ATP-binding protein, protein MPTIPRILDVRALVERKSCFLFGPRQTGKSTLIGQQFADCRTWNLLDQELFRRLARNPGLIRESLAEGSGSDIVVIDEIQRMPELLNEVHLMIEEHGARFLLTGSSARALRRKGVNLLGGRAGRRSLHPLVRAELGKRFSLDRALEFGLLPSVWFSDEPGEGLRDYTGDYLREEISNEAIVRNLPAFSRFLDVAALAHGTQINFASLGNDAQVAPSTARDYYRILQDTLLAHEVPAFTDTRRRKAVSTSKFYLFDTGVARHLQGRRGLAPGTPEYGDAFESYLFQEIRAFCDYHRLEAPRYWRSRSKLEVDFVFADVAVEVKAARAVGGRHLKGLRALAEEKLLARHILVSMDPYPRVVDGILLLPWEQFLDRLWDGKLAGAASVEGVPRAGA, encoded by the coding sequence ATGCCGACAATCCCTCGAATCCTCGACGTGCGGGCCCTGGTGGAACGGAAGTCCTGCTTCCTGTTCGGGCCTCGACAGACCGGCAAGTCCACGCTGATCGGACAGCAGTTCGCCGACTGCCGGACGTGGAACCTGCTCGATCAGGAGTTGTTCCGGCGTCTGGCGCGCAATCCCGGGCTGATCCGGGAATCGCTGGCGGAAGGGAGCGGTTCGGACATCGTCGTGATCGACGAGATTCAGCGGATGCCGGAGCTGCTGAACGAAGTGCATCTGATGATCGAGGAGCACGGCGCCCGCTTCCTGCTGACCGGATCGAGCGCCCGCGCGCTGCGGCGCAAGGGGGTCAACCTGCTGGGCGGCCGGGCCGGACGGCGGTCGCTGCACCCGCTGGTGCGGGCGGAACTGGGGAAGCGTTTCAGCCTGGACCGGGCGCTGGAGTTCGGGCTGCTGCCGTCGGTCTGGTTCTCGGACGAGCCCGGCGAGGGACTGCGCGACTACACCGGCGACTATCTGCGCGAAGAGATATCGAACGAGGCCATCGTGCGCAACCTGCCGGCGTTCAGCCGCTTTCTGGACGTGGCGGCGCTGGCCCACGGGACACAGATCAACTTCGCCAGCCTGGGGAACGACGCCCAGGTAGCGCCGTCGACCGCGCGCGACTACTACCGGATTCTGCAGGACACGCTGTTGGCGCACGAGGTCCCCGCGTTCACCGACACGCGGCGGCGCAAGGCGGTCTCGACGTCGAAGTTCTACCTGTTCGACACCGGCGTGGCCCGCCATCTGCAGGGCCGGCGCGGGTTGGCGCCGGGGACGCCGGAATACGGCGACGCGTTCGAGAGCTACCTGTTCCAGGAGATCCGGGCGTTCTGCGACTATCACCGATTGGAGGCGCCACGGTACTGGCGGTCGCGCTCGAAGCTGGAGGTGGACTTCGTCTTCGCGGACGTCGCCGTGGAGGTGAAGGCGGCGCGGGCCGTCGGCGGCCGCCACCTGAAAGGCCTGCGCGCCCTGGCGGAAGAGAAGCTGTTGGCGAGGCACATCCTGGTGTCGATGGATCCGTATCCGCGCGTGGTGGACGGCATCCTGCTGCTGCCGTGGGAGCAGTTCCTGGATCGGCTGTGGGACGGGAAGCTGGCCGGCGCCGCGTCCGTGGAAGGTGTCCCACGGGCTGGGGCTTGA
- a CDS encoding transcriptional regulator — MAARVNRCPGVNSRATSAPLVRARCASCAAPWRSPPDATGRVRLPGDAVGHGRRDRTALAFGISAIVLVFRSHRVASRGKPEREAKHSMFDTRDQILNQLRAGEDGRAEFKDVRLGKRGVIAPNTEELASELVAFANAEGGVVFLGVDDAGAVHGIPVERLDTVENWIVNLATNNCDPPIRPILRKDLLPDAAGADRHVLLVEVSRGLYVHRTTGGRYHVRVGSTKRDLTPPELARLFQQRGREYVFDEQPVLTATVDDLNRNRLEAFFGRSPTIPWLDLLRNTRVTVADEHGVDRPTVAGLLVFGREPTDLLASGSIEAACYRDTRLSSDDLVHAERLAGPVSDQIDAGIAFVARFMQAPADKPSSNVAPYDLDVVDEAIVNAVAHRDYAISGSKIRLFLFADRLELYSPGKLPNTITLDDMPYRTFTRNQLLVSFLSRIRSRRTGQVFLESRGEGVRKILQDGEAHAGRRPAYALFGDELRLTLWTKKAAAG, encoded by the coding sequence ATGGCCGCCCGAGTGAATCGGTGCCCCGGAGTCAACTCAAGGGCTACGTCGGCGCCCTTGGTCCGCGCAAGATGCGCCAGTTGTGCCGCGCCCTGGCGATCGCCACCGGATGCGACGGGTAGAGTTCGTCTCCCTGGCGACGCTGTCGGTCACGGCCGGCGCGACCGTACCGCCCTCGCTTTCGGCATCTCGGCGATAGTATTGGTGTTTCGTTCACACCGCGTCGCCTCCCGCGGCAAGCCTGAACGCGAAGCGAAGCACTCGATGTTCGACACCAGGGACCAGATTCTGAATCAGTTGCGCGCCGGCGAGGACGGCCGCGCCGAGTTCAAGGACGTGCGCCTCGGGAAGCGAGGCGTGATCGCCCCGAATACCGAGGAACTCGCGAGCGAGCTGGTGGCGTTCGCCAACGCGGAGGGCGGCGTCGTGTTCCTTGGCGTCGACGACGCCGGCGCCGTGCACGGGATTCCGGTCGAGCGCCTGGATACGGTCGAGAACTGGATCGTAAACCTCGCCACGAACAACTGCGACCCGCCGATCCGACCGATTCTGCGCAAGGATCTGCTCCCGGACGCCGCCGGCGCGGACCGGCACGTGCTCCTGGTGGAGGTATCGCGCGGGCTCTACGTGCATCGAACCACCGGCGGGCGGTACCACGTGCGAGTCGGCTCCACGAAACGCGACCTCACGCCGCCGGAGCTCGCCCGGCTCTTCCAGCAGCGGGGCCGCGAGTACGTGTTCGACGAACAGCCGGTGCTCACCGCGACGGTCGACGACCTCAACCGCAACCGGCTGGAAGCGTTCTTCGGCCGCTCGCCGACCATTCCCTGGCTCGACCTGCTTCGCAACACGCGGGTCACGGTTGCCGACGAGCACGGCGTGGATCGGCCGACCGTGGCCGGGCTTCTGGTCTTCGGCAGGGAACCGACCGACCTCCTCGCCTCGGGATCCATCGAAGCGGCGTGCTACCGCGACACCCGCCTGTCCTCCGACGACCTCGTCCACGCCGAGCGTCTCGCCGGTCCGGTATCCGACCAGATCGACGCCGGCATCGCCTTCGTCGCCCGATTCATGCAGGCGCCGGCCGACAAACCGTCGAGCAACGTCGCTCCCTACGACCTCGACGTCGTCGACGAGGCGATCGTCAACGCCGTCGCCCACCGCGATTACGCCATCTCCGGCTCGAAGATCCGACTGTTCCTGTTCGCCGATAGACTCGAGCTCTACAGCCCCGGCAAGCTGCCGAACACCATCACGCTCGACGACATGCCCTACCGCACGTTCACCCGCAACCAGCTTCTGGTGAGCTTCCTGTCTCGAATCCGCAGCAGGCGCACGGGGCAGGTGTTCCTGGAATCACGAGGCGAAGGCGTGCGGAAGATCCTCCAGGACGGCGAGGCGCACGCGGGACGGCGGCCGGCGTACGCGCTGTTCGGTGACGAGCTTCGGCTGACCTTGTGGACGAAGAAGGCGGCTGCTGGTTGA
- a CDS encoding type II toxin-antitoxin system VapC family toxin, producing the protein MRVLLDTHAFVWWVADSRRLSGTARGTIRNERNDILVSAASAWEIATKHRRGKFPEADALASDIRAAIADQGFEELPIDVSDAERAGRLSGPHRDPFDRMLIAQALAHELANAGGRRSSARRSRCTCAPDSDGRSMSSSGTPTADTPTSCWRKSATCWTLRNGRPSESVPRSQLKGYVGALGPRKMRQLCRALAIATGCDG; encoded by the coding sequence ATGCGGGTACTGTTGGACACGCATGCGTTCGTGTGGTGGGTTGCCGACAGCCGCCGCCTCTCCGGAACTGCTCGCGGGACCATCCGGAACGAAAGGAACGACATCCTCGTCAGCGCGGCGTCTGCGTGGGAGATTGCGACGAAGCACCGCCGCGGCAAGTTTCCGGAGGCTGATGCGTTGGCGAGCGACATACGCGCCGCCATTGCCGACCAGGGCTTCGAGGAACTGCCTATCGACGTCAGCGACGCCGAACGCGCCGGGCGGCTGAGCGGGCCCCACCGCGATCCCTTCGACCGTATGCTCATCGCCCAGGCGCTGGCGCACGAACTGGCCAACGCGGGAGGTCGGCGTTCATCCGCTCGGCGATCGAGATGTACCTGCGCGCCCGACAGCGACGGGAGATCGATGAGCAGCTCAGGAACGCCTACGGCGGACACGCCGACGAGCTGCTGGAGGAAGTCAGCGACCTGTTGGACGCTCAGGAATGGCCGCCCGAGTGAATCGGTGCCCCGGAGTCAACTCAAGGGCTACGTCGGCGCCCTTGGTCCGCGCAAGATGCGCCAGTTGTGCCGCGCCCTGGCGATCGCCACCGGATGCGACGGGTAG
- a CDS encoding type II toxin-antitoxin system prevent-host-death family antitoxin translates to MPVVNVHEAKTQLSRLLAQVEAGEEVVIARRGAPVARLVACKPMGRRQPDVLKGRTALTDAFSDPLPEDELKLWEGG, encoded by the coding sequence ATGCCCGTCGTGAACGTCCACGAAGCCAAGACGCAACTGTCCCGACTGCTGGCGCAGGTGGAGGCGGGCGAGGAGGTCGTCATCGCCCGACGGGGCGCACCGGTCGCGCGCCTGGTTGCGTGCAAGCCCATGGGGAGGCGACAGCCGGATGTTCTCAAGGGCAGGACCGCGCTCACGGACGCCTTCTCCGATCCGTTGCCGGAAGACGAGTTGAAGCTCTGGGAAGGCGGTTAG
- a CDS encoding type II toxin-antitoxin system VapC family toxin → MPRGERCRIVRDDPEQVARAEVFVEHGAWISLPVLAETVWVLKSVYGLNRRRIGTAVSMLVEHDRLVLQDEDVVRRAHATFARERAVGFSGCLVVEIARKAGHVPVGTFDRKMSRVDGAHRL, encoded by the coding sequence GTGCCAAGAGGCGAACGATGCAGGATCGTGCGCGACGATCCGGAACAGGTTGCCCGCGCCGAGGTGTTCGTCGAGCACGGCGCCTGGATTTCGCTGCCGGTGCTCGCCGAGACCGTATGGGTGCTGAAGTCCGTCTACGGGCTGAACCGCCGGCGCATCGGGACCGCTGTGAGCATGCTCGTAGAGCACGATCGCCTCGTCCTGCAGGATGAGGACGTCGTCCGACGAGCGCACGCGACGTTCGCACGCGAGCGAGCGGTCGGATTCTCCGGTTGCCTCGTCGTCGAGATCGCCCGCAAGGCGGGACACGTTCCGGTAGGCACGTTCGACAGGAAGATGTCGCGCGTGGACGGCGCCCACCGATTGTGA
- a CDS encoding type II toxin-antitoxin system VapC family toxin: MILDTNALSAWAEGVAAVEAPLRSARRLVVPSIVLGEYYFGIRQSSHRDRYQDWLRRYLPLAEIAIVTHATAGVYADVRLELKRSGNPIPPNDAWIAALARQHGLPVLSNDAHFDRVDGVQRIAF, encoded by the coding sequence ATGATTCTCGACACCAACGCCCTGTCCGCATGGGCGGAAGGCGTGGCAGCCGTCGAGGCGCCGTTGCGGTCCGCTCGTCGTCTCGTCGTCCCGAGCATCGTCCTCGGCGAGTACTACTTCGGCATTCGCCAGTCGAGCCATCGCGACCGTTACCAGGACTGGCTCCGCCGCTACCTGCCGCTGGCCGAGATCGCCATCGTCACCCACGCGACCGCCGGCGTCTACGCCGACGTCCGCCTGGAGCTGAAGCGCTCCGGCAACCCCATTCCGCCCAACGACGCCTGGATCGCCGCCCTCGCGCGTCAGCACGGATTGCCCGTGTTGAGCAACGATGCACACTTCGATCGAGTCGACGGTGTCCAACGCATCGCGTTCTGA
- the pyrE gene encoding orotate phosphoribosyltransferase, with translation MSDSPTDTRKKLRDLLEARAFRTGEITLSTGAKSNFYFDCKPVTLSADGAYLVGMAFLDALEKLPERPGAVGGLTHGADPIVSSMVALSYARECPIDGFYVRKEPKRHGTKRRLENPPQPGTKVVIVDDVVTSGGSLLKAVEEARAADCEVIAAMALVDRGEQDGAASVRREVGNYVPLYTRSDFRGLS, from the coding sequence ATGAGCGACAGCCCGACCGACACCCGCAAGAAACTCCGAGATCTCCTGGAAGCCCGCGCGTTTCGAACCGGCGAGATCACGCTCAGCACCGGCGCGAAATCGAACTTCTACTTCGACTGCAAGCCGGTGACGCTGAGCGCGGACGGCGCCTACCTGGTCGGGATGGCCTTTCTCGACGCGCTCGAGAAGCTACCGGAGCGCCCCGGGGCGGTCGGCGGGTTGACGCATGGCGCGGACCCGATCGTCAGCTCGATGGTGGCGCTGTCGTACGCCCGCGAATGCCCGATCGACGGCTTCTACGTCCGCAAGGAGCCGAAGCGCCACGGCACGAAGCGCCGGCTGGAGAATCCGCCGCAACCGGGAACGAAGGTCGTGATTGTCGACGACGTCGTCACCAGCGGCGGGTCCCTGCTGAAGGCGGTCGAGGAAGCGCGCGCGGCCGACTGCGAAGTCATCGCCGCGATGGCCCTCGTCGACCGGGGCGAACAGGACGGCGCAGCCAGTGTCCGCAGGGAAGTCGGCAACTACGTCCCGCTCTACACGCGGAGCGACTTCCGCGGGTTGTCGTGA
- a CDS encoding sulfite exporter TauE/SafE family protein, which translates to MDPLTVALLCAVAFASAALSAVVGLAGGTVLLAVMLLFFEPAAAIPLHGVIQLVSNGARTVVQGRHVAWSVVGWYALFLLPLALAGARVALAMPPALGTTLIGVFVLVATLRPGWLRIRPAGAGGEARRFAVLGGVAGFLGSLVGAVGPLVAPFFPHLGLSRRGVVGTAAACQGAGHLAKIAAFGWVGFSYREHVGLLLAMSMLVIAGAAAGSRLLDRVDDVLFTRLYRTVLVLVALRLVSSAAWMGDVAATAAPTP; encoded by the coding sequence ATGGACCCGCTGACCGTCGCTCTGCTCTGCGCCGTGGCGTTCGCGTCGGCCGCGCTGTCGGCGGTGGTCGGCCTGGCCGGCGGAACCGTGCTGCTGGCGGTCATGCTGTTGTTCTTCGAGCCGGCCGCCGCCATTCCGCTGCACGGCGTGATCCAACTGGTCTCCAACGGCGCGCGCACCGTCGTGCAGGGGCGCCACGTGGCGTGGAGCGTCGTCGGCTGGTACGCGTTGTTCCTGCTGCCGCTGGCGCTGGCCGGGGCGCGCGTGGCGCTCGCCATGCCGCCTGCCCTCGGCACGACCCTGATCGGCGTCTTCGTGCTGGTCGCCACGTTGCGACCCGGATGGCTGCGAATCCGTCCCGCCGGCGCGGGCGGCGAGGCGCGCCGTTTCGCAGTGCTGGGCGGCGTCGCCGGTTTCCTGGGCAGCCTGGTCGGGGCGGTCGGGCCGCTCGTCGCGCCGTTCTTTCCGCATCTCGGACTGTCGCGGCGGGGCGTGGTGGGCACCGCGGCGGCCTGTCAGGGGGCAGGACACCTGGCGAAGATCGCGGCGTTCGGCTGGGTGGGCTTCTCGTACCGCGAGCACGTCGGGCTGCTGCTGGCGATGTCCATGCTCGTGATCGCCGGTGCGGCGGCCGGCAGCCGACTGCTCGATCGCGTCGACGACGTTCTCTTCACCCGCCTCTACCGCACCGTCCTCGTGCTGGTCGCGCTGCGCCTGGTGTCGAGCGCGGCGTGGATGGGCGACGTGGCGGCGACCGCTGCGCCGACACCGTGA
- a CDS encoding helix-turn-helix transcriptional regulator, with product MELGDGNTAAPSGALDPEEAAERTFTAHRHDAEWLDAFIAGLDRRRAADAFTRTTGTWGLSQAEAARMFGVSRQAIGKWRRRGVPAARARAVADLAAATDLLVHHLKRDRIPAVVRRPMPALDGVSLVDLLGRGDTRTVLAACRDMFRFDRVHA from the coding sequence ATGGAGTTGGGAGACGGCAACACCGCCGCGCCGTCTGGCGCGCTCGATCCGGAAGAAGCGGCCGAGCGGACGTTCACGGCGCATCGACACGACGCCGAATGGCTCGACGCCTTCATCGCCGGACTCGACCGTCGCCGCGCCGCCGACGCCTTCACGCGGACGACCGGGACGTGGGGCCTGAGCCAGGCCGAGGCGGCCCGTATGTTCGGCGTGAGCCGCCAGGCGATCGGCAAATGGCGGCGGCGCGGCGTGCCCGCGGCGCGCGCCCGTGCGGTGGCGGACCTGGCCGCCGCCACCGACCTGCTCGTCCACCATCTGAAGCGCGACCGCATCCCGGCGGTGGTGCGCCGCCCGATGCCGGCCCTCGACGGCGTGTCCCTGGTGGACCTGCTGGGGCGGGGCGACACGCGCACCGTCCTGGCCGCGTGCCGTGACATGTTCCGGTTCGATCGGGTCCATGCATGA
- a CDS encoding RES family NAD+ phosphorylase: MTAALRREAVPDAHVWWRIADPSWSDPLDPDYARRRGGRWNPPGSFRVLYLNEDLRTARQNLRAFTARWPYEPEDLRDDTGPVLIGCTLPRRQFVCDAHSAAGLRAAGLPAAYPLDENGTPVPHAHCQPVGTRAKAARLRGVRARSAQSRDGAGRELAWFPASGRSIARRVRMLSFAGWFRGDGMA; encoded by the coding sequence ATGACCGCGGCATTGCGACGCGAAGCGGTACCGGACGCGCACGTCTGGTGGCGTATCGCCGACCCTTCGTGGAGCGACCCCCTCGATCCGGACTACGCGCGGCGACGCGGCGGACGCTGGAATCCGCCGGGCAGCTTTCGCGTGCTCTACCTCAACGAGGACCTCCGCACGGCGCGCCAGAATCTACGCGCCTTCACCGCCCGCTGGCCGTACGAACCGGAAGACCTCCGCGACGACACGGGGCCGGTGCTGATCGGCTGCACGCTGCCGCGCCGGCAGTTCGTCTGCGACGCGCACTCGGCGGCCGGCCTGCGCGCCGCCGGTCTGCCCGCCGCGTATCCGCTCGACGAGAACGGCACGCCGGTACCGCACGCGCACTGCCAGCCGGTCGGAACCCGCGCGAAGGCCGCGCGATTGCGCGGCGTCCGCGCCCGCTCGGCGCAGTCCCGGGACGGCGCCGGCCGCGAGCTGGCGTGGTTTCCGGCCAGCGGGCGCAGCATCGCCCGGCGGGTTCGAATGCTGTCGTTCGCGGGGTGGTTCCGGGGTGACGGAATGGCCTGA
- a CDS encoding nitrate reductase, whose product MPFRSVFVAVTISGALLLAALLINQARPDSEVRQPSPELVRATGRCAQCHREETAAVVHQFERSEHSRANVTCYDCHQPGEGQETYDHYNFRLARDVTSLNCRGCHRTEYEQFARSRHALPAWAAVSGTSGISPEQLAFGERHHPGAVDRPANALASLEGVAATRTGCLGCHRIGQPNRDGSIGSCTECHSRHSTSIALAREPQTCGQCHMGPDHAQVEIYTESKHGALFAAQRASLNLDAEPKRLTTADMSVPTCATCHLSGLDGLKVTHDTTERLSYWLFAPVSEPRPGYARAQTEMQETCLRCHASSSVARFYEEAEAVLDATNVRVREGQALMAALRADGLLTDEPFDEPIEFLYFDFWHYFGRTAKHGAFMGGADFVQWHGNYELLLKLTELEELAAGLRNARADR is encoded by the coding sequence ATGCCCTTCAGGTCAGTCTTCGTCGCCGTCACCATCAGCGGCGCGCTGCTGCTGGCGGCGTTGCTGATCAACCAGGCCCGGCCGGATTCGGAGGTCCGGCAGCCGTCGCCGGAGCTGGTGCGGGCGACCGGGCGGTGTGCGCAGTGCCACCGGGAGGAGACCGCGGCCGTCGTCCACCAGTTCGAGCGCAGCGAGCACAGCCGCGCCAACGTCACCTGCTACGACTGCCACCAGCCGGGCGAAGGGCAGGAGACGTACGACCACTACAACTTCCGCCTCGCCCGCGACGTCACCTCCCTGAACTGCCGGGGCTGCCACCGCACGGAGTACGAGCAGTTCGCGCGCAGCCGGCACGCCCTGCCGGCGTGGGCCGCCGTCAGCGGGACGAGCGGGATATCGCCCGAGCAGCTCGCGTTCGGGGAGCGCCACCATCCCGGCGCCGTGGACCGTCCCGCCAACGCGCTGGCCAGCCTGGAGGGCGTGGCGGCCACCCGGACCGGCTGCCTCGGCTGCCACCGCATCGGCCAGCCCAACCGCGACGGCTCCATCGGAAGCTGCACGGAATGCCACTCGCGGCACTCGACGTCCATCGCGCTGGCGCGCGAGCCGCAGACTTGCGGGCAGTGCCACATGGGGCCCGACCACGCGCAGGTGGAGATCTACACCGAGTCGAAGCACGGCGCGCTCTTCGCCGCGCAGCGCGCTTCGCTGAACCTGGACGCCGAACCCAAGCGGCTGACGACGGCCGACATGTCGGTACCCACCTGCGCGACCTGCCACCTGAGCGGTCTGGACGGGCTCAAGGTGACCCACGATACGACGGAACGGCTGTCCTACTGGCTGTTCGCGCCGGTCTCCGAGCCACGTCCGGGGTACGCCCGCGCGCAGACGGAGATGCAGGAGACGTGCCTCCGCTGCCACGCTTCGTCGAGCGTCGCGCGCTTCTACGAGGAGGCGGAGGCGGTCCTGGACGCGACCAACGTGCGGGTCCGCGAAGGGCAGGCGCTGATGGCCGCGCTGCGCGCCGACGGGCTGCTGACCGACGAGCCGTTCGACGAGCCGATCGAGTTCCTGTACTTCGACTTCTGGCACTACTTCGGGCGCACCGCCAAGCACGGCGCGTTCATGGGCGGAGCCGACTTCGTGCAGTGGCACGGCAACTACGAGCTGCTGCTCAAGCTCACCGAGCTCGAAGAGCTGGCCGCCGGCCTGCGGAACGCGCGTGCGGATCGCTGA
- a CDS encoding redoxin domain-containing protein has protein sequence MEEKRDVTPNSRRFPAMLVVVPMAPVCLGLLLAAATHDMAQSGTAAPIEIPRATSRPADAAPDWAVVQEYLDQQSAWRERTSGIAMAGLSADERDRRFQDAFAERPNIRPAIAAATAIVDADAHDRTREAAEFLVLQTITEPDADQHMYRGAQALVAEAPDDERWPSILMRMDGRRFYGPDGESSTRGIDRFFEEMASGAPRPAFRATARYYVAAGLMRSANGARVGEEERDGRRQRALDAATGLSAGVEDQPFGGARAAAAADPSAVAPAGPFGRSDPRTFSEAEADLIRTIEHATVGGTALDMTGRRLDGAEDSLSAYRGRVVLIDFWATWCRPCIDVLPELRELVGELPADRFTLLAISVDEQLETVTRLIEREPMPWTNWHAGIDSDIERAWAVRGFPTYVLVDEEGLILARTNHFSPRFTEMLGAAVAGEELPAREAGDAENTPNVAELRPAAEQGDPEAQFRLGQAYQRGTGVPEDDAEAVAWYLRAAEQGYANAQFALGFAYSNGEGVALDNAESLAWYLRAAEQGHDAAQWVLGITYSWGLQGTPRDHVAAYMWLHLAVSQNNGHDRSPLDQLEARMSPAQIAEAQRLAREWREAHR, from the coding sequence ATGGAGGAGAAGCGCGACGTGACTCCGAACAGCCGGCGATTCCCTGCGATGCTGGTCGTCGTACCGATGGCGCCCGTGTGCCTGGGCCTGTTGCTGGCCGCCGCCACGCACGACATGGCGCAATCCGGGACGGCCGCTCCCATCGAGATTCCCCGGGCAACCTCCCGGCCGGCCGACGCCGCTCCCGATTGGGCGGTGGTGCAGGAGTACCTCGACCAGCAGAGCGCCTGGCGCGAGCGCACCAGCGGGATCGCCATGGCCGGCCTGTCCGCCGACGAGCGCGACCGCCGCTTTCAGGATGCGTTCGCCGAGCGCCCGAACATCCGCCCCGCCATCGCGGCGGCGACCGCGATCGTCGACGCCGACGCGCACGACAGGACGAGGGAAGCCGCGGAGTTCCTCGTCCTGCAGACCATCACCGAGCCGGACGCCGACCAGCACATGTACAGGGGAGCGCAGGCGCTCGTCGCGGAGGCGCCGGACGACGAGCGCTGGCCGTCGATCCTGATGCGGATGGACGGCCGGCGATTCTACGGACCGGACGGCGAGTCGTCGACGCGGGGCATCGACCGGTTCTTCGAGGAGATGGCGTCCGGCGCCCCGCGTCCGGCGTTTCGCGCGACGGCGCGGTACTACGTGGCGGCCGGGCTGATGCGGTCCGCCAACGGAGCGAGGGTCGGGGAGGAGGAACGCGACGGGCGGCGGCAGCGCGCCCTCGATGCGGCGACCGGCCTGAGCGCCGGCGTCGAGGACCAGCCGTTCGGCGGCGCGCGAGCCGCCGCCGCCGCCGATCCTTCCGCGGTCGCTCCGGCCGGCCCCTTCGGCAGATCGGATCCGCGCACCTTCTCGGAAGCCGAGGCGGACCTGATCCGGACCATCGAGCACGCGACCGTGGGCGGCACGGCGTTGGACATGACGGGCCGCCGGCTCGACGGCGCCGAGGACAGCCTGTCGGCCTACCGGGGCCGCGTGGTGCTGATCGACTTCTGGGCGACGTGGTGCCGCCCCTGCATCGACGTGCTGCCGGAGTTGCGCGAGCTGGTCGGCGAGCTGCCGGCGGACCGTTTCACCCTGCTGGCGATCAGCGTCGACGAGCAGCTCGAGACCGTGACGAGGCTCATCGAGCGCGAGCCGATGCCCTGGACCAACTGGCACGCCGGCATCGACAGCGACATCGAGCGGGCCTGGGCCGTACGCGGCTTCCCGACCTACGTGCTCGTCGACGAAGAGGGACTGATTCTGGCTCGCACGAACCACTTCAGCCCTCGGTTCACCGAGATGCTCGGCGCAGCGGTGGCCGGCGAGGAACTTCCTGCCCGCGAAGCGGGCGACGCCGAGAACACGCCGAACGTCGCCGAGCTCCGGCCGGCGGCCGAGCAGGGAGACCCCGAGGCGCAGTTCCGGCTCGGTCAAGCGTACCAGCGCGGCACCGGCGTGCCGGAAGACGACGCCGAAGCCGTCGCCTGGTATCTGCGCGCGGCCGAGCAGGGCTACGCCAACGCGCAGTTCGCTCTCGGGTTCGCCTACAGCAACGGCGAGGGAGTTGCCCTGGACAATGCCGAGTCCCTCGCCTGGTATCTGCGCGCGGCCGAGCAGGGACACGACGCCGCGCAGTGGGTACTCGGCATCACCTACTCCTGGGGGCTCCAAGGCACGCCGCGGGACCACGTCGCAGCGTACATGTGGCTGCACCTGGCCGTGTCGCAGAACAACGGGCACGATCGCAGCCCGCTCGACCAGTTGGAGGCGCGGATGAGCCCCGCGCAGATCGCGGAGGCGCAACGCCTGGCGCGCGAGTGGCGCGAGGCGCACCGGTAG